In Porites lutea chromosome 7, jaPorLute2.1, whole genome shotgun sequence, a single window of DNA contains:
- the LOC140942838 gene encoding breast cancer metastasis-suppressor 1-like protein: MPSVEGEENGEDEVERSPNEDENMSEDEDEESSLSSDESSSESSIDETENERRRNECLNDMADLERQFSDLKEQLYRERISQVEKKLNEVTAESAMEYTGPVNELKEMCEIRIEVAGILRDCRLGNVKHKYDADEQAAIQHFESEKLALMESMKQELGEKIRKLEEDKQNMDISADIWLESQSLNKKHRKSSDGSMISDKRRKPVTVTGPYIVYMLREMDILEDWAAIRKAKGALARRRQNSGCQLENSPFSARYEDGKLYYEGEWFHKGDHILIESRNDTHSSAFVTGINTGEVWVRKGDGSKTKLYIGQLQKGKYKIRKT, encoded by the exons ATGCCTTCCGTCGAAGGTGAAGAAAATGGTGAGGATGAGGTAGAAAGAAGCCCTAATGAGGACGAAAACATGAGTGAAGACGAGGATGAAGAGAGTAGCTTGAGCTCGGACGAGTCATCCTCCGAGTCGAGCA ttGACGAAACAGAGAATGAGAGAAGGAGAAATGAGTGTCTGAACGATATGGCTGACTTGGAAAGACAGTTTAGCGACCTCAAAGAGCA gcttTACCGAGAGCGCATTAGCCAAGTCGAAAAGAAGCTAAACGAAGTGACTGCAG AATCTGCTATGGAGTATACAGGACCTGTAAATGAGCTTAAGGAAATGTGTGAGATAAGAATAGAAGTGGCAGGGATTTTACGTGACTGCAGG TTAGGGAATGTGAAACACAAATATGACGCAGATGAACAAGCAGCCATTCAGCACTTTGAG AGTGAAAAGCTGGCTCTAATGGAAAGTATGAAGCAAGAACTaggggaaaaaataaggaaGTTAGAAGAAGATAAGCAAAATATGGACATATCAGCTG acATATGGCTTGAGTCACAGTCACTGAACAAGAAACACAGAAAATCATCTGATGGATCAATGATTTCTGATAAAAGAAGGAAGCCAGTCACAGTTACAG GTCCATATATTGTTTATATGTTAAGAGAAATGGACATTCTTGAAGACTGGGCAGCTATCAGAAAG GCCAAAGGAGCTTTGGCAAGAAGAAGGCAAAATA GTGGTTGCCAGTTAGAGAATAGTCCTTTTAGTGCAAGATATGAAGATGGAAAACTGTATTACGAAGGAGAGTG GTTCCACAAAGGTGATCATATACTGATAGAAAGCAGAAATGATACCCACTCCAG tgCTTTTGTAACTGGAATCAACACTGGTGAG
- the LOC140943369 gene encoding uncharacterized protein, whose product MAFKEVGLLLFFCFLHLGGATYCTSYSDCESLETCCSDNVCRQKCYLCSYDYECGTGECCKSSKCKRKCSDGGCREYCSFCLYSYQCDTGECCHSGDCKKKCFDGGCRKNCYSCSYNSDCDSGECCDSDDTCKSVCSHSLTGAAIGGIVFGCLVLAAIVISILACCCCACCPYYRHRHHPGTVLVTQPMGARVTATTTTQQTIQQPLPVGYNQPPPVGYNQPPPVGFNQPPTMGYNPPPGGFYQPVGDAPPPYVPPQASGVTAYPPLGAQGSAPYPPAQAVYQGSTGQPFKQ is encoded by the coding sequence ATGGCGTTCAAGGAAGTTgggttgttgctttttttttgctttttgcacTTAGGAGGTGCTACTTATTGCACTTCTTATTCTGACTGTGAATCCTTAGAGACGTGCTGTTCAGATAACGTCTGTAGACAAAAATGCTACCTCTGTTCCTACGATTACGAGTGCGGCACGGGAGAATGCTGCAAGAGTTCCAAGTGCAAGAGGAAATGTTCAGACGGCGGCTGCAGAGAATACTGTTCCTTCTGCTTGTACAGTTATCAGTGTGATACCGGAGAATGCTGTCACAGTGGCGACTGCAAAAAGAAATGCTTCGACGGTGGTTGTCGAAAAAACTGTTACTCGTGCTCGTACAATTCGGACTGTGATTCTGGAGAGTGCTGTGACTCGGATGATACCTGTAAGAGCGTTTGTTCCCACAGCCTCACTGGGGCAGCCATTGGAGGCATTGTCTTTGGCTGTTTGGTTCTCGCTGCCATTGTGATTTCCATACTGGCTTGCTGCTGCTGTGCTTGTTGCCCGTATTATCGTCATCGTCACCACCCAGGAACAGTTTTAGTCACACAACCCATGGGTGCGAGAGTcactgcaacaacaacaacacagcAGACCATTCAACAGCCGCTGCCTGTGGGATACAACCAGCCGCCGCCTGTGGGATACAACCAGCCGCCACCTGTGGGATTCAACCAACCACCTACTATGGGATACAACCCACCACCAGGAGGATTCTACCAACCAGTAGGTGATGCACCACCTCCTTATGTTCCTCCTCAGGCCTCTGGAGTAACAGCATACCCTCCCCTTGGGGCACAAGGGTCAGCTCCATACCCCCCTGCCCAGGCAGTGTACCAAGGAAGCACTGGACAACCATTCAAGCAGTAA